The genomic segment aaatatatttttcttttaccccgtttttctccccaatttcgtggtatacaattggtagttacagtcttgtctcatcgctgcaactcccgtacggactcgggagaggcgaaggtcgagagccgcgcgtcctccgaaacacaacccaaccaagccgcactgcttcttgacacaatgcccacttaacccagaagccagccgcaccaatgtgtcagaggaaacaccgtacacctggcgacctagtcagcgtgcactgcgcccggcccaccacaggagtcgctagtgcgagatgggacaaggacatccctgccggccaaaccctcccctaacccggacgacgctgggccaattgtgcgccgccccatcgGTCTccaggtcgcggccggctgcgacagagcctggactcgaacccagaatctctagtggcacagctatttttttaaatttttattatttcacctttatttaaccaggcaggctagttgagaacaagttctcatttacaattgcgacctggccaagataaagcaaagcagtgtgacacaaacagcaacacagttgcacatggaataaacaaacatgcagtcaataatacaatagaaaaagtatatatacagtgtgtgcaaatgaggtaggataagggaggtaaggcaataaataaataaaaataaataacagtatggggatgaggtagttggatgggctatttacagatgggctatgtacaggtgcagtgatctgtgagctgctctggcagctggtgcttaaagttagtgagggagatatgagtctctagcttcagtgatttttgcagttcgttccagtcattggcagcagagaactggaaggaaaggaggccaaaggaggaattggctttgggggtgaccagtgagatatacctgctggagcgcgtgctacgggtgggtgctgctatggtgaccagtgagctgagataatgcggggctttacctagcaaagacttatagataacctggagctagtgggtttggcaacgaatatgaagcgagggccagccaatgagagcatacaggtcgcagtgatgggtagtatatggggctttggtgacaaaacggatggcactgtgatagactgcatccaattttctgagtagagttttggaggctattttgtaaatgacatcgccgaagtcaaggatcggtaggatagtcagttttacgagggtatgtttggcagcatgagtgaaggatgctttgttgccaaATCTAGATATAattttggagatgcttaatgtgagtctggaaagagagtttacagtctaaccagacacctaggtatttgtagttgtccacatattctaagtcagaaccgttcagagtagtgatgctggacgggcgtgcaggtgcaggcagcgatcggttgaagagcatgcatttagttttacttgcatttaagagcagttggaggccaaggaaggagagttgtatggcattgaagctcgtctggaggttagttaacacagtgtccaaagaagggcgatgcagtgccttagaccactgcgccactcgggaggcccaggtCAGGGCAGTTTATCTAACTCTTAACCTTGTGGTGGCAGAACATGTCAGGGCCCGTTTACCTAACTCATTACTTAGTGGTGACAGGATCATTTGAGTTAAGTCTTTACCCTGTGATGGCAGGGCAGGTGTCTGGCCTGCTGCCCTTGCTGGAAGCTCTTCAGGCAGATCCTACACTGCTGCCCAGGGTCCAGCAGGGGGCAGCCTCTCCTCACCCTGACCGAAAGGAGGCTCCTGACCAGGTGTTCTGGCAGTGGGTCACTCTCAACAGGAATCATGCTGAAGGGGGAAAGGAAACCAGAGACTCATGGGCTATATTTTAAaggcaggtagcttagcggttagaacgttgggctagtaacggagaggtcgctggttcggcaggtagcttagcggttagaacgttgggctagtaacggagaggtcgctggttcggcaggtagcttagcggttagaacgttgggctagtaacggagaggtcgctggttcggcaggtagcttagcggttaGAACGTTGGGCTAGTAACGGAGAGGTCGCTGGTTCGGCAGGTAGCTTAGCTGTTAGAACGTTGGGCTAGTAACGGAGAGGTCGCTGGttcggcaggtagcttagcggttagaacgttgggctagtaacggagaggtcgctggttcggcaggtagcttagcggttagaacgttgggctagtaacggagaggtcgctggttcggcaggtagcttagcggttagaacgttgggctagtaacggagaggtcgctggttcggcaggtagcttagcggttaGAACGTTGGGCTAGTAACGGAGAGGTCGCTGGTTCGGCAGGTAGCTTACCTGTTAGAACGTTGGGCTTGTAacggaaaggtcgctggttcggcaggtagcttagcggttagaacgttgggctagtaacggagaggtcgctggttcggcaggtagcttagcggttagaacgttgggctagtaacggagaggtcgctggttcggcaggtagcttagcggttaGAACGTTGGGCTAGTAACGGAGAGGTCGCTGGTTCGGCAGGTAGCTTAGCTGTTAGAACGTTGGGCTAGTAacggaaaggtcgctggttcagcAGGTAGCTTACCGGTTAGAACGTTGGGCTTGTAacggaaaggtcgctggttcggcaggtagcttagcggttaGAACGTTGGGCTAGTAACGGAGAGGTCGCTGGTTCAGCAGGTAGCTTACCGGTTAGAACGTTGGGCTAGTAacggaaaggtcgctggttcgaataccaGTGAAAAAAtctatgcccttgagcaaggctcttaaccctaatttgctccagtggtgctgtactactatggctgagcctgcaaaacaacacatttcactgttcCTATATGGTGTACGTGACAATAAAAGATctattcaaaataaaaatgtaattaactGCACTTAAATATGAATCACAATGCTTATCGCAGCAGGTTGTAAAGTGTAACAGCCTGTATGTGTGACAACATCTTAGCATTTTAGCACTGTCTACATGTCATTCAGTGTGTTCAGGCACTGAGCATAATCATCTATTAATACAGGGTTCTTACAGAGATTCCACCTGTCACCCACTGACTGAGTGGTCATCTCACGTGGTTCACCCAGTGTGTTGAACACACGCTGACCCAAGGACAGCCACTTCTCAGTCCTTTTCTGATGGACATAATAGCTGATGTCATAAGTTTATCATGTCTACTTCCTGACACAAATATATGCAGAAATGCTCACAGAGTCTAACTGAAGACTGCTTACCATACGTATGGCAAACAGATGCTGAGGGTGACAGCACCTTCTTATACAGTCCTCGCAAAGGTGATAGTACTGGCAGACTGCACCTAAAGGGAAGTCATAGACATTAATAGTTGATCCACAACAGTATAGGTAAGTGGATGGGGGAAAAGTATGTCAATTCGAGCTCAAGGTCTATTGGGCCTGGGCATTATGACAACAAGACTTACTTGAAGCACTTGCCAGTGATGGGGCAGACCCTGCAGTTGTTGCAGAGCACCCCGAGGTGTCTGtcgggcctctctctctcagcagctgTGTGGAGCTCAGCCACATTCCTCACCTGCTCCAGGAGCAACTTGACCAGCCCAAAGTCCTCCCGGCACAGCGGGCACTTCACCACggcttccccctccccctccggACGTGCCTGGTGGTCTGCCCACACCTTCATACAGGAGATATGGACGTTGTTGCCACAGCCGAACCTGAGTGAGAAGACATAGGGGATGACAGTTGGTGGCAGAAGGCGTTTTCCCTCCCACTCACATGTTCCCCTGTTGTTGCAGTAAAACAGTAGGTCAGTTCAGGCACATTTCCCCTATCCTCAAATCACTTTCCTTTCTGTTCTCCATCACGTCATTAAGAGCTAGTAAGCATTTAATAGGTATACCAAGGGTGGCCCAGTAAGTGTGTTGACATTATAATCCACGTGATGATCTGACTTGCAGTAAGACACAGGCAGCCGTTTCCCCAGCAACTCCTCTTGACAGATGGGACACACATCCTCAGCTTCGATCTCCTTCTGTCTGACCCCCGTTCCCctcagctgggtctggtctggggTTAGGGTCAGCCTCAGAGCAGGGTGGGTGTACAGGCCGGGGGGTTCTGCTCCTGTGTAAACCCTGTAGCAGCTCCAGGATCTGCCTTTCAACCAGGACCTGCTGGAAGCAATCTGCAAGTGTACATACCAGAGAGCACAGTAGAGTTTAAGAATACGCTGTTAAAAATCCAATCATTTCTACAGAGTGCCTAGGGTTTGAATTGCAATTTGGTATATGCATTGTAGCCTATGTTATGTCTAAGTGAAACTTACATTCATGTTCTCTAGGCAGTCTGAATTTCCGCAATAAAACCCTACAATGAAAGTAGAATTATTTTACAGAATGAGCATGCACTATCTTTTATGTGTGGTCGGTATGTTTTCTTCATTATTACCAGCAGATGTGTTTGCAGAGGTCTCTCTCTTTGTGGAATGTTGAACAGGTACATGTATGAGGGTCTTCCAAGAACACCTGTGGAATATGAAAAATAGGCTACGTGATTAAGAAATAAGAAAGTCTTTAGTGTCAAAATGTAAATAGGACTATAATGTTGATGATGTCAAGTTAGGATGTTGCACATGCAGGCCTACTTTGAAGTTTTTGGGTTCCCCCTCCTCTTTGAGTAGAAATCCGGTCGGACCATACTCTTTCAGGATGAATATGGTCGTGTTCAGGGCCTCGTCCTGGTGCCAGCTAACGGCATCATAATAACTCACGGTAATCTTCCAGACAGTTTTCCTGAACATAGCACAACTCTCACAGAATTTCTAGGGAAGAggactgaggaggagagaagactaGAGCAATGTCTTCATACCAAGTCGATGTGCATGTCCTGCTATATCAGCAAAGGTTTAAACTTTAGTAGCTAactatacagctagctagcttattGTTAAACGCTCTGAAACGGACGTAAGTAGCAACAACAACTCGGACACCTGTTTGCCGTAGTCATGGTAATTCAGAAAGATGCCTTGGTACATGTGTGCCCCCTTGTGAATTCATGCGATATTAcatgctatttaaaaaaaaatacgttatttaattaggcaagacagttaataacattcttattcacaatgacggcctaggaacagtgggttaactgccttgttcaggggcagaacgacacatttttaccttgtcagctcggggattcgatccagtaacctttcacttacttgcccaatgctctaaccactaggctaccagcagCCCCTGTACAATTGGTAATAAGCACAATACCATGATATTAGCATGTTGGTTGTCTTACCTGTAGATGGTTAGGAACCAGATTTTAGCCCAGCAAATCATATTTCAGAGTGTTGTGAGTGAGTCTGTGTTCATGTGCAGCATGTGCTTGAGAGTTCTAGGACAACACAATCACAACACCATCTGATAGCAAATTACACTTGTCACCCTAAGACCCAACTGGTGTTAGGCTATGTTATTTACAGTCCTGTAAAATATATCACTGATGTCACAATTACTTTTCCATTGAAGACTGTTTGCAGAATGGATTCCCAACAGTTTACCCCTATGTTTTGTAAACTATGACAAatatctctattttctttctcacacacatacacacacacacacacacacacacacacacacacacacacacacacacacacacacacacacacacacagagagagagagagagagagagagagagagagagagagaaagagtattgGTATTGATTCATGTATCTGTACCTTCCCAAAGTGGGCAGTGGCTGCATGCACGCCTCTCCTCTCTGGAGTTTGGGCCAAAACAAAGGCTGATGCATCTGTTGATCCCCAGCCTCTCACTGTCTGTATTGTGTGTGGCTCTTTCAGTCCGAGTGAGGGGCATCCTACAGGAAGAGAAGGAGCTAAAGTTCAGTGAGCACATGTTGCAGGGTCGCCCTCTCGTCTCCCACCGGTCTTAAAAAACGTGACGCTCTCTGGGTTTCACTCGGAGCCGGCTATGACCCGCAGGCTATGTCTGTTGAGACTTTCATTCTTAGATGAGGGACCTATTTTCATTTTGTCAAAAGGAGAATTAAAAGAGAATTTAAGAGAACACTTTAATACTACTATACAACAAAAGCAAGAGGGGAATTAAAATCACTTTTGTGTTTTGTGCTTGTTCTCCCTGTTTCCTGTGTGTTTTAAAAAGCCCCTGTGCAGGACTGTCTCAAcactgtggtctgactgtggaactatatagaggactgtctcaatactgtggtctgactgtggaactatatagaggactgtctcaatactgtggtctgactgtggaactatatagaggactgtctcaatactgtggtctgactgtggaactatatagaggactgtctcaatactgtggtctgactgtggaactatatagaggactgtctcaatactgtggtctgactgtggaactatatagaggactgtctcaatactgtggtctgactggaactatatagaggactgtctcaatactgtggtctgactgtggaactatatagaggactgtctcaatactgtggtctgactgtggaactatatagaggactgtctcaatactgtggtctgactgtggaactatatagaggactgtctcaatactgtggtctgactgtggaactatatagaggactgtctcaatactgtggtctgactgtggtactatatagaggactgtctcaatactgtggtctgactgtggaactatatagaggactgtctcaatactgtggtctgagtgtggaactatatagaggactgtctcaatactgtggtctgactgtggtactatatagaggactgtctcaatactgtggtctgactgtggaactatatagaggactgtctcaatactgtggtctgactgtggaactatatagaggactgtctcaatactgtggtctgactgtggaactatatagaggactgtctcaatactgtggtctgactgtggtactatatagaggactgtctcaatactgtggtctgactgtgttactatatagaggactgtctcaatactgtggtctgactgtggtactatatagaggactgtctcaatactgtggtctgactgtggaactatatagaggactgtctcaatactgtggtctgactgtggtactatatagaggactgtctcaatactgtggtctgactgtggtactatatagaggaccgtctcaatactgtggtctgactgtggaactatatagaggactgtctcaatactgtggtctgactgtggtactatatagaggactgtctcaatactgtggtctgactgtggaactatatagaggactgtctcaatactgtggtctgactgtgttactatatagaggactgtctcaatactgtggtctgactgtggtactatatagaggactgtctcaatactgtggtctgactgtggaactatatagaggaccgtctcaatactgtggtctgactgtggaactatatagaggactgtctcaatactgtggtctgactgtggaactatatagaggactgtctcaatactgtggtctgactgtggtactatatagaggaccgtctcaatactgtggtctgactgtgttactatatagaggactgtctcaatactgtggtctgactgtggtactatatagaggactgtctcaatactgtggtctgactgtggaactatatagaggaccgtctcaatactgtggtctgactgtggaactatatagaggactgtctcaatactgtggtctgactgtggaactatatagaggactgtctcaatactgtggtctgactgtggtactatatagaggaccgtctcaatactgtggtctgactgtggaactatatagaggaccgtctcaatactgtggtctgactgtgga from the Salmo salar chromosome ssa17, Ssal_v3.1, whole genome shotgun sequence genome contains:
- the LOC106575718 gene encoding LOW QUALITY PROTEIN: E3 ubiquitin-protein ligase ZSWIM2-like (The sequence of the model RefSeq protein was modified relative to this genomic sequence to represent the inferred CDS: inserted 2 bases in 1 codon), encoding MFRKTVWKITVSYYDAVSWHQDEALNTTIFILKEYGPTGFLLKEEGEPKNFKVFLEDPHTCTCSTFHKERDLCKHICWVLLRKFRLPREHEYCFQQVLVERQILELLQGLHRSRTPRPVHPPCSEADPNPRPDPAEGNGGXRQKEIEAEDVCPICQEELLGKRLPVSYCKFGCGNNVHISCMKVWADHQARPEGEGEAVVKCPLCREDFGLVKLLLEQVRNVAELHTAAERERPDRHLGVLCNNCRVCPITGKCFK